Within the Megalops cyprinoides isolate fMegCyp1 chromosome 10, fMegCyp1.pri, whole genome shotgun sequence genome, the region CAGACTGTCTGCGTTTTACACTGCACAAACCTTTACAGCTTCACCATGCCATTTCAAGCCTCTGTTTGATTTGTCATAAGCAGTAATCAGAAAGAGACGACCGATATGCATACAATACACTGTTACACATTGCAAAGACGACTGATAGTTTCATCTGCCACATTTTTGCATATtcgtttgatttgatttgtcaCTGAAGGATTAATCTCGTATAGAATGCGTCTGATTTTAACACGGAAGTGTAAAGGgcagaaaacagagagacaaacgCACCTAAGCTCACCTGAAAGCTTTACAGTAGAAAAAATGTCCCGTCTGGGTAAACCGATGCCAGTGATCATATCCCTGCAGAAGTATCAGCATCGAGGCAGGCACAAGCTTTACTTAAGGTTCATTGGTAGAAAAATATATGGCTAGGAAAATAAGAGAATTAAGTTCAAAACAATCgagttaaaacaaaaaaaaaaaatctccactATAAGAGCAGCCCTCTTCAGAGCTTGAAATCAGCAGAGGCAGCGCCTGTTGCTTTTTGTGCAGCTGTAGTGAGGCGGAGTTGTGGGACAGCCCTGAGAGGGAAGCTAGGAAGCGCGCTGACTTTAAGAGCAGGGCGGTCTGGGAAATAGCGTTTGCTTTTCTGCTGGGCATCACTCTGACGCGTTACGATTCCCAGTTGGGCATGAGAGGATGCCTCAGAAACTCCACCATATGCAGATTCAGGTAGGTTTGTAATGTAAGGTTTCACTCTGAGGCTGTCTTCAAGGAAGGTACGATCCCACTCGGACCCTTTGAACCCTTTGCCAATTTCAAGCCCTGctagccaaaaacaaaaaaaacccacgaGGAAACACTCCTATATTAATATTcctaacgggggggggggagggggaacgGAGGATGGGACACCCCTCAGTCACTGCtgtcgtcctcgtcctcgtcgtCCGACACGTTGTTGCTGGGGAACTTGGACGGGGAGCGGCTGTAGGAGTCCGAGCGCACCGCCAGGCCCCCGCCCAGCGTCCCGGCGGAGAGCTGCTCGTAGCAGAACTCGCAGACGCGCACCGGCTTGGACGACTGGCTGGGCAGCAGGAACTTCTTCTCCGAGCAGGGCCCGCACACCACGAAGCCGCACTTGCGGCAGTGGTGCCGGCGGCTGACGGGCGTGAACTTGATCTTCTGGCAGCGCATGCAGACGGTGGCCTCCGAGTCGGGCACCCAGACGGCGGCGTGCTCGCTGCTGGGCGACTTGCCGCTCTTCTCCAGCAGGTCCGACACGCACTTGTTGATGTGGCTCATCCACTCGGACTTCTCGGTGGCCGTGGCGGCGTAGACGGCGAAGGACTTGGTGGGCGTCTTGATGAGCCAGCCGTTGCGCAGGTCGCCCTCGTCCTCCACCGTGTCGATGGTGACGCTCTCCAGCGGGATGATGTGCTGCTTGTTGTACTTCTTCTTCTGGATGACGATGTTGCCGTACACCAGGATGTCGTTGAAGAGGAAGAACTGCCGCGCCTTGGGCTTCTTGCGGCACAGCTTGGTGAGGATGCCCTCGCCGATGAGCACGCGGCCGGGGATGGCCAGCGGCTGGCCCGCCGTGCCGAAGCAGCCCTCCACCACCGCTATGCGCTTGGAGTTGGCCTCGCTGTTAGCCAAGCGGTCCACCATCTTTCACCGTCACCtgagggcagagggggaggggggaagccAAAGGTCaatctctgtgctctgtgctggagcacagacagcaggcctgtctgtctgtctgaaatgtaAAGCGTAATTCTCTCACTGGCTTTTGGCCTGAGACTTttaacatacataaatacaaataaccCTCCTTGATGAATCTCTACTACTGAACATGTGAGcccatgaaaaacaaaaagagcttcattttaaacaaccaaatacatgcaaatggaaacaagacttgtgggggggggtgctatgCATTTCCTGGGTTTACTGTTTGCAATCACTCACCCTTACATCATCACTGCAGCTACCATCACCACCAAACACAATTCCCTAACATGTTGTCAATGTTAAAAGGAGGCCTACAAAACTCACTGAGAAGTATTGATCTACACAGCACAACTCGCTTTCAGACACAGCAACTGTAAATACTTGCAGTTTGAACAGTCTGGTTAGGGCTgccttgtttatttgttttgctgaaataTGCCATTTACATTGGCTTATTGATATACCAttccatttgtcatttgttgCAGATTTCAGTTGATTCAGGCAGAAGTACTACAAGGG harbors:
- the plekhf2 gene encoding pleckstrin homology domain-containing family F member 2 encodes the protein MVDRLANSEANSKRIAVVEGCFGTAGQPLAIPGRVLIGEGILTKLCRKKPKARQFFLFNDILVYGNIVIQKKKYNKQHIIPLESVTIDTVEDEGDLRNGWLIKTPTKSFAVYAATATEKSEWMSHINKCVSDLLEKSGKSPSSEHAAVWVPDSEATVCMRCQKIKFTPVSRRHHCRKCGFVVCGPCSEKKFLLPSQSSKPVRVCEFCYEQLSAGTLGGGLAVRSDSYSRSPSKFPSNNVSDDEDEDDSSD